From the Primulina tabacum isolate GXHZ01 chromosome 3, ASM2559414v2, whole genome shotgun sequence genome, one window contains:
- the LOC142539258 gene encoding protein argonaute 4-like: protein MDPSEKTGNGASEELPPPPPVPPNVIPLKAESEQQVKKALLVPMARRGMGSRGNKVPVLTNHFQVKVNSSDGYFFHYSVALFYEDGRPVEGKGIGRKVLDRVQETYDSELAGKQFAYDGEKTLFTVGPLPRNKLEFTVVLEDATSNRNNGNASPGRHDSPNESDRKRMRRPYHSKTMKVEISFAAKIPIQAIASALRGQESENSQEALRVLDIILRQHAAKQGCLLVRQSFFHNDTNNFTDVGGGVLGCRGFHSSFRATQSGLSLNIDVSTTMIVRPGPVVDFLIANQNVKDPYSIDWVKAKRVLKNLRIRASPTNQEFKITGLSEKPCKDQTFTLKQKGKHGDGECETIEVTVYDYFVNQRNMDLRYSADLPCINVGKPKRPTFFPVELCSLVSLQRYTKALSTFQRASLVEKSRQKPQERMSVLRNALKINNYDAEPMLRSCGVSINSNFTQVDGRVLPTPKLKVGNGEDLYARNGRWNFNNKKLVEASKIEQWAVVNFSARCDVRALVRDLMKVGEMKGISVEPPFDVFEENPQFRRAPPHVRVEKMFEEIQGKLPGPPKFLLCLLPERKNCDVYGPWKRKNLSEFGVVTQCLSPTRVNDQYLTNVMLKINAKLGGLNSMLAGEQSSTIPLVSKVPTLILGMDVSHGSPGQSDVPSIAAVVSSRQWPLISRYRACVRTQSPRLEMIDSLFKRVSDSEDDGIIREVLLDFYTSSGKRKPDQIIIFRDGVSESQFNQVLNIELNQIIEACKFLDEKWSPKFVVIVAQKNHHTKFFQPNSPDNVQPGTVIDNKVCHPRNYDFYLCAQAGMIGTTRPTHYHVLLDEVGFSPDDLQELVHSLSYVYQRSTTAISIVAPICYAHLAASQLGQWMKFEDASETSSSHNGTAPGGGPAVPQMPKLEEKVRNSMFFV, encoded by the exons ATGGATCCATCTGAAAAAACTGGTAATGGTGCTTCAGAGGAGCTGCCTCCGCCTCCACCTGTTCCACCGAATGTTATTCCACTGAAAGCTGAATCAGAACAACAAGTTAAAAAGGCTCTACTTGTTCCAATGGCTAGACGAGGTATGGGATCAAGGGGAAATAAGGTCCCTGTCCTCACTAATCACTTCCAAGTGAAGGTGAACAGTTCCGATGGGTACTTCTTCCATTACAGT GTTGCCCTTTTTTATGAAGATGGTCGTCCTGTTGAAGGCAAGGGAATTGGTAGGAAAGTGCTTGATCGAGTCCAGGAGACCTATGATTCTGAGTTGGCTGGCAAACAATTTGCTTACGATGGAGAGAAGACGTTATTCACCGTGGGCCCTCTGCCGCGCAACAAACTTGAGTTTACTGTTGTCCTCGAGGACGCAACATCAAATCG GAACAATGGAAATGCTAGCCCAGGAAGGCATGACAGTCCTAATGAAAGTGATAGGAAAAGGATGCGACGGCCATACCATTCTAAAACAATGAAAGTCGAAATAAGTTTTGCTGCTAAAATTCCAATCCAGGCCATTGCAAGTGCCTTACGTGGCCAGGAGTCTGAAAACTCACAGGAAGCTTTAAGAGTGCTGGACATCATTTTAAGGCAACATGCTGCAAAACA AGGCTGCCTGCTGGTCCGCCAGTCATTCTTTCATAATGATacgaataattttactgatgtgGGAGGTGGCGTTCTTGGTTGTCGAGGGTTCCACTCCAGCTTCCGGGCAACTCAGAGTGGATTATCATTGAACATTG ATGTGTCAACAACTATGATTGTCCGACCTGGTCCCGTTGTGGACTTTTTGATTGCAAACCAAAATGTAAAAGATCCCTACTCAATTGACTGGGTAAAG GCCAAACGCGTGCTTAAGAATTTGAGAATTCGGGCAAGTCCTACTAACCAAGAGTTCAAGATTACTGGATTAAGTGAGAAGCCTTGCAAAGACCAAAC ATTCACATTAAAGCAGAAAGGCAAGCATGGTGATGGTGAATGTGAAACCATAGAAGTGACAGTTTATGATTACTTTGTCAACCAGAGGAACATGGACTTGCGATACTCTGCCGATTTACCTTGCATCAATGTGGGAAAGCCAAAACGTCCAACCTTCTTCCCTGTTGAG TTATGCTCCTTGGTGTCGTTGCAACGTTATACAAAGGCTCTTTCCACCTTTCAAAGAGCTTCTTTGGTGGAGAAATCACGGCAGAAACCTCAAGAGAGGATGTCAGTTCTGAGAAAT GCGttgaaaatcaataattacGATGCTGAACCCATGCTTCGTTCTTGTGGCGTTTCCATCAACAGTAACTTTACACAGGTCGATGGCCGTGTTCTTCCAACACCTAAG TTGAAAGTTGGTAATGGAGAAGATTTATATGCTCGTAATGGAAGATGGAATTTCAATAATAAG AAACTTGTTGAAGCAAGTAAGATAGAACAATGGGCTGTTGTAAACTTCTCTGCTCGGTGTGATGTACGTGCCTTGGTCAGAGATTTAATGAAAGTTGGAGAAATGAAAGGAATA AGCGTGGAACCTCCCTTCGATGTCTTTGAAGAAAATCCTCAGTTTAGAAGAGCTCCACCTCATGTAAGGGTGGAGAAAATGTTTGAGGAAATTCAGGGGAAGCTTCCAGGCCCTCCTAAATTCCTTCTTTGTCTACTTCCGGAGCGGAAAAACTGTGACGTCTACG GTCCCTGGAAACGAAAGAATCTTTCGGAATTTGGTGTTGTTACTCAATGCCTCTCTCCCACAAGAGTCAACGACCAGTATCTAACTAATGTCATGTTGAAAATAAATGCCAAG CTTGGTGGATTAAATTCAATGCTAGCTGGTGAGCAGTCCTCTACAATTCCACTAGTGTCTAAGGTTCCTACACTAATTCTTGGGATGGACGTATCTCATGGCTCACCTGGCCAGTCTGATGTCCCTTCAATCGCAGCG GTGGTTAGCTCGAGGCAGTGGCCCCTGATTTCTCGCTATAGAGCTTGTGTTCGCACACAATCACCAAGGCTCGAAATGATAGATTCTCTTTTTAAACGTGTGTCTGACTCTGAAGATGATGGCATAATCAG GGAAGTTCTGTTGGATTTCTATACAAGTTCGGGGAAGAGAAAGCCTGATCAGATTATTATTTTCAG AGATGGTGTCAGTGAATCTCAGTTCAATCAAGTCCTGAATATTGAACTCAACCAAATTATTGAG GCGTGCAAGTTCCTTGACGAGAAGTGGTCACCAAAGTTTGTGGTAATTGTAGCTCAGAAGAACCACCACACCAAATTTTTTCAGCCAAATTCGCCAGATAACGTGCAGCCTG GTACTGTAATAGATAATAAAGTTTGTCATCCTAGGAACTATGACTTCTACTTGTGTGCACAGGCTGGAATGATT gGGACTACACGCCCAACTCACTATCATGTGTTGTTGGATGAGGTTGGTTTCTCACCTGATGATCTCCAGGAGCTGGTTCATTCCCTTTCTTATGT GTACCAACGGAGCACTACTGCTATATCCATTG TTGCTCCCATTTGCTACGCTCACTTGGCCGCTTCACAGTTAGGCCAATGGATGAAGTTCGAAGACGCGTCTGAGACATCTTCTAGCCACAATGGGACAGCGCCCGGTGGAGGTCCGGCTGTTCCCCAGATGCCCAAGTTGGAGGAGAAAGTCCGAAACTCTATGTTTTTTGTTTGA
- the LOC142539257 gene encoding putative E3 ubiquitin-protein ligase RHC1A: MSSGGNTHWCYQCTQPIRPHGRNLVCPYCNGGFIQELQEVVGSHSSNDSGFGFMGPFRDPRLDIMEAFEAIMRQRMSGRDSNHDVRTRPAVVPGRGIGIGHGPHGSVLIVRGQTPFGATNHDPFSFFFNNGPGMGQRRADFGDFFMGHGLQELIEQLSLNDRRGPPPAPRSAIDAMPTIKITRRHLNTDVHCPVCKDKFELGTEARQMPCDHIYHSDCIVPWLIEHNSCPVCRVELPSQGTANAGSNNRRTRNPGSNDPSSSRRDNNSQNQGRWNPFSFLWSSNSSNDQNQNNQNVHHYPETRGRGNSAEEHNWMRWPFDY; encoded by the coding sequence ATGTCAAGTGGTGGAAACACTCACTGGTGCTATCAATGCACGCAGCCAATTCGACCACATGGTCGCAATTTGGTTTGCCCATACTGCAACGGAGGGTTCATACAAGAGCTACAAGAGGTTGTCGGTTCTCATTCAAGCAATGATTCTGGTTTTGGATTCATGGGGCCTTTCCGTGATCCTAGACTTGATATCATGGAAGCATTTGAAGCGATTATGAGGCAGAGAATGTCAGGAAGAGACTCCAATCACGATGTCAGAACACGACCAGCCGTGGTACCTGGACGAGGAATTGGTATTGGTCACGGGCCACATGGTTCGGTGTTAATAGTACGGGGCCAAACTCCATTTGGTGCTACTAATCACGATCCATTTAGTTTCTTTTTCAACAATGGACCTGGAATGGGGCAAAGACGAGCTGATTTTGGCGATTTCTTCATGGGACATGGTTTGCAGGAACTGATAGAACAGCTAAGTCTGAATGATAGGCGGGGTCCTCCTCCTGCGCCTCGTTCCGCGATTGATGCTATGCCCACCATCAAGATTACTCGTAGGCATCTTAATACAGATGTGCACTGCCCCGTGTGTAAAGATAAATTTGAGTTAGGCACAGAAGCAAGGCAGATGCCATGCGATCATATCTACCATTCGGATTGCATTGTTCCATGGCTGATTGAACATAATTCATGCCCTGTCTGCCGTGTTGAGCTGCCATCACAAGGTACTGCGAATGCTGGTTCTAATAATCGGAGAACTAGGAACCCAGGCAGCAACGATCCTAGCAGCAGTAGAAGGGACAACAACTCTCAGAATCAAGGGCGATGGAATCCTTTTTCGTTTTTGTGGTCTTCTAATTCATCAAAtgatcaaaatcaaaataatcaaaatgttCATCATTACCCCGAAACTAGAGGAAGGGGTAATAGCGCCGAGGAGCATAACTGGATGCGATGGCCTTTTGACTATTAA